Proteins encoded together in one Cicer arietinum cultivar CDC Frontier isolate Library 1 chromosome 4, Cicar.CDCFrontier_v2.0, whole genome shotgun sequence window:
- the LOC101492162 gene encoding uncharacterized protein, which translates to MQRSSSLNRFSDDYFKSSVTVSESSGLRSYDVNTLPTYDPISELAKKEIARVRFAENAVHVIPIVIFICAITLWFFSNSDVGIIGAQIGRLSLDGEIENDSDGTQTGILPTMNSGDIFAEEITAEKVFTKPKTI; encoded by the exons ATGCAAAGGTCTTCGAGTCTGAACAGATTCTCTGATGACTACTTCAAGAGTAGTGTCACCGTGTCTGAATCTTCTGGTCTGAGATCATATGATGTCAACACACTACCAACGTATGATCCAATCTCGGAGTTGGCTAAGAAGGAGATTGCACGTGTTAGATTCGCTGAGAATGCAGTGCATGTCAtccctattgttatttttatttgtgcCATCACTCTTTGGTTCTTTTCAAATTCAG ATGTAGGAATCATTGGTGCACAAATTGGAAGATTAAGTCTTGATGgagaaattgaaaatgataGCGATGGTACTCAAACAGGCATCTTACCAACAATGAATTCAGGAGATATATTTGCAGAAGAAATTACAGCAGAAAAAGTTTTCACAAAACCTAAGACAATATAG